The window tcatacttttattgaatcgtcgccatctttccttccgctatttcgttgtagctagagatcggtgtacgtcttctagctgcataaaatatactgtgaagcgacatgcatgtacgtctagcgaccggatccagaagatattaattaagcagcgttaacgtttcctatgaatctttcttgcaagacgacgtcgatcgtttatcatcagtcctacttagaatatattgctctcttgaagatcgcggatgacatgttggtggtgcctatacaacggtgcctagctagatgcatggtcccatgggaccttcgcttggcttcttgtagaacgataaattcgtttgttttgcgattcttttgtaaaaagtaacaaacgcatacaactattacctgatctttactctgcgcttctcggtttgacgacattttgaccgtaaaatggaggtttacgacatctcggcttttctgtcataatgcgcgggattgttacgtcacccattgttgatgtgccaaaggtctgctgattggctcaacaaattcccgagagtgattcacgctgacaagctagtaatacgtcacctacgtttagcgtcccaaaacgattgctgattggctgaaaaCTCCcagagcgtgacacacgcttacaaacaaacatagttacaaacataacgacataccgacagacagaccggaagtcaatacagcccgtttagagtgagcttctcgcgaagcagtccaccacttattgtggtgtccttcttttacgctcgtagcttaactagtaaatgaagctgtgtttacaccgtcgcttcacagctacgagcgtgtgtgtgtgtgtgtgtgtgtgtgtgtgtgtgtgtgtgtgtgtgtgtgtgtgttgtgtgtgtgtgtgtgtgtgtgtgtgtgtgtgtgtgtgtgcgcgcgcgtgtgtgcaggCGCGCGCatgagtgtgcgtgtgcgcgtacgcgtgtgtcacgtgtgtacttattgtgaatattaatgtaaattttattaattttgtgaatgtctatttattgtcattatcattattaattcattagcttgttgctagaatgtataattctttaaaaacacagggatgtgtcgacgtgattaaagataattaactaaatattatcaatgtcccacactacagttcgaattcagcacaagtgacagaagtgacgttgtgtgtgtgtgtgtgtgtgtgtgtgtgtgtgtgtgtgtgtgtgtgtgtgtgtgtgtgtgtgtgtgtgtgtgtgtgtgtgtgtgtgtgtgtgtgtgtgtgtgtgtgtgtgtgtggcacgtgtatatttagtgtgaatattaatgtaattttattaacttttgtctatttattgtcatcatcattatttattcattagcttgttgctagaatgtataattctttgaaaacacagggatgcgtcggtgtgattaaagataattaactaaatatcatcaatgtccctcACTactcttcgaattcagcacaagtgacagaagtgacgttgtgtgtgtgtgtgtgtgtgtgtgtgtgtgtgtgtgtgtgtgtgtgtgtgtgcgtgtgtgtgtgcgcacgtgcgtgtgtacatacatgtgtgtgtgtgtgtgtgtgtgtgtgtgtgtgtgtgtgtgtgtgtgtgtgtgtgtgtgtgtgcgtgtgtatgtgtgtgtgtgtgtgtgtgtgtgtgtgtgtgtgtgtgtgtgtgtgtgtgtgtgtgtgtgtgtgtgtgtgtgtgtgtgtgtgtgtgtgtgtgtgtgtgtgtgtccttcgtgtgtgtgtgtgtgtgtgtgtgtgtgtgtgtgtgtgtgtgtgtgtgtgtgtgtgtgtgtgtgtgtccttcgtgtgtgtgtgtgtatttattgtaaatatcaatgtatatttattaaattttgttaaattattgtcagtattgttaattaatcatattaattattagcttaattgatgctagaatgtaaacggcaattctttgaaaacacctggatttatcaatgtgattaaagataattaactaaataccatcaatgtcccacactacttcgaattcacacagctacgcaactcttgcacggcgccggcttcttatctacgttatgtctcaattctgcatctttagcgctcttgtatcactggaagttaataaattaattaactgtcgagatggactatcagatcattatcatacttttattgaatcgtcgccatctttcgttccgctaattcgttgtagctagagatcggtgtacgtctcctagctgcatagaatatactgtgaagcgacatgcatgtacatctagcgaccggatccagaagaaagcagcgtacacaacgtttcccacgattctttcttgcaagacgacgtcgatcgttcatcatcagtcctacttagaacatattgctctcttgatcgcagatgacatgctggtggcgcgcatgcaacggtgcttagagctagatgcatggtcccatgggaccttcgcttggcgtcttgaagaacgataaattcgtttgttttgcgattcttttgtaaaaagtaacaaacgcatacaactattacctgaactttactctgcgcttcttagtttgacgacagtttgaccgtaaaatggaggtttacgacatctcggcttctCTGTCATTGTGCGCGggtttgttacgtcacccattgttgatgtgccaaaagactgctgattggctcaacaaattcccgagagtgattcacgctgacaagctagtattacgtcacctacgtttgcgtcccaaaacgactgctgattggctgacaaactcccccgtgacacacgcttacaaacaaacatagatagaaacatagatagcgacataccgacagacagaccggaagtcaattcaacccgtttagagtgagcttctcgcgaagcagtccaccactcattgtggtgtccttctttacgctcgtagctaactagtaaatgaagctgtgtttacaccgtcgcttcacagctacgagcgtgtgtgtgtgtgtgtgtgtgtgtgtgtgtgtgtgtgtgtgtgtgtgtgtgtgtgtgtgtgtgtgtgtgtgtgtgtgtgtgtgtgtgtgtgtgtgtgtgtgtgtgtgtgtgtgtctgtttctgtgtctgtgtctgtgtctgtgtctgtgtgtctttctgtgtgtgtgtgtgtgtgtgtgtgtgtgtgtgtgtgtgtgtgtgtgtgtgtgtgtgtgtgtgtgtgtgtgtgtgtctgtctgtctgtctgtctgtctgtctgtctgtctgtctgtctgtgtttgtgtgtatatcaatgtgtatatcaatgtgtgtgtgtgtgtgtgtgtgtgtgtgtgtgtgtgtgtgtgtgtgtgtgtgtgtgtgtgtgtgtgtgtgtctgtctgtctgtctgtctgtctgtctgtctgtgtgtgtgtatctgtctgtctgtctgtgtttgtgtgtatatcaatgtgtgtatatcaatgtgtgtgtgtgtgtgtgtgtgtgtgtgtgtgtgtgtgtgtgtgtgtgtgtgtgtgtgtgtgtgtgtgtgtgtgtgtgtgtgtgtgtgtgtgtgtgtgtgtgtgtgtgtgtgtgtgtgtgtgtgtgtgtgtgtgtgtgtgtgtgtgtgtgtgtgtgtgtgtgtgcgtgtgtctgtgtgtgtgtgtgtgtgtgtgtgtgtgtgtgtgtgtgtgtctgtgtgtgtgtgtgtgtgtgtgtgtgtgtgtgtgtgtgtgtgtgtgtgtgtgtgtgtgtgtgtgtgtgtgtgtgtgtgtgtgtgtgtgtgtgtgtgtctgtctgtctgtctgtgtgtatatcaatgtgtgtgtgtgtgtgtgtgtgtgtgtgtgtgtgtgtgtgtgtgtgtgtgtgtgtgtgtgtgtgtgtgtgtgtgtgtgtgtgtgtgtgtgtgtgtgtttctgtgtgtgtgtgtgtgtgtgtgtgtgtgtgtgtgtgtgtgtgtgtgtgtgtgtgtgtgtgtgtgtgtgtgtgtgtgtgtgtgtgtgtgtgtgtgtgttctgtgtgtgtgtgtgtgtgtgtgtgtgtgtgtgtgtgtgtgtgtgtgtgtgtgtgtgtgtgtgtgtgtgtctgtctgtctgtctgtctgtctgtctgtgtttgtgtgtatatcaatgtgtgtatatcaatgtgtgtgtgtgtgtgtgtgtgtgtgtgtgtgtgtgtgtgtgtgtgtgtgtgtgtgtgtgtgtgtgtgtgtgtgtgtgtgtgtgtgtgtgtgtgtgtgtgtgtatgtgtctgtctgtcggtctgtgtttgtgtgtatatcaatgtgtgtatatcaatgtgtgtatatcaatgtgtgtgtgtgtgtttgtgtgtgtgtgtgtgtgtgtgtgtgtgtgtgtgtgtgtgtgtgtgtgtgtgtgtgtgtgtgtgtgtgtgtgtgtgtgtgtgtgtgtgtgtgtgtgtgtgtgtgtgtgtatctgtgcggtgtgtgtgtgtgtgtgtgtgtgtgtttgtgtttattgtgaatattgtaaattttattaacttttgtctatttattgtcattatcattaattaatcattaggttgtataattctttgaaaacccagggatgcgttgatgtgagtaaagataatcaactaaatatcatcaatgtcccacaccacacttagaattcagtacctgcgcatgcgtgacagctacaTTTTTCGAGCTTGCTatctacgttatttctcaattctgcatgtagcgttctttcttgcatcactcgaggtgaacacgattatcatgctttcgttgagccgttgctatcatctttcgttccgttaaaattaatttgtcgtagatagagatcgatgtacgtgcacaggaaatactgtgaagcgcgaCACGTATGTGATAGCGACCACGGATCCAGAAGGAACCATGCAGcacaacgtttcctacgaatctttcttgcaagacgacgtcgatcgttcatcatcagtcctacttacacctgtaaatatattcttgcacggagcgggcttgttatccacgttctttctcaattctgtagcgctcgatcttgcatcacttgcagccaactaccgaggtggacgagattatcgtgctttcgttgagccgtacgttgctagcatctttcgttccgatgataattcgtcgtagctatagctagataaagattgatctcgtacgtctcctacaaatactgtgaagcgacatgcagtgaccagatccagaagaaagcagcgttagcgtttcctacgaatctttcttgcaagacgccgtcgatcgttcatcatcagtcctacttacagcaaaacatattgctctctggaagatcgcggatgacatgttggtcgtgcgcaacggacacatgcatggtctcatgggaccttcgcttggcttcttgtagaacgttagattcgtttgttttgcgattctcttgtaaaaagtaacaaacgcatacaactattacctgatctttactctgcgcttctcggtttgacgacagtttgaccgtaaaatggaggtttacgacatctcggcttttctgtcatagtgctcgggattgttacgtcacccattgttggtgtcccaaaggacggctgattggctctacaaattcccgagagtgattcaggctgacaagctagtattacgtcacctacgtttagcgtcccaaaacgactgctgattggctgacaaactcccccgtgacacacgcttacaaacaaacacagatagttacaaacataggtacaaacataccgacagacagaccggaagtcaattcagcccgtttagagtgagcttctcgcgaagcagtccaccacttactGTGGTGTCCCAGGGGCGTCGGAAGGGAGTCGGCCGCACGGCCatggccgtaccacttttcgaaaaatggacttttgccagtcggccattagcgtatacttccggtttagggttaactgattaaataagtaatatatttctagttACGTTAGCATTCTGTACAGCTAGATTTTCAGGcggtaatttataaatttacgcTCAGTCACAAAGATGAGGCTGGCAACGCGAGGACACGGCAGCGGTAGATAGAGCGCACGCTAGCCATTTCCGTGTGCTATATATGCAGATTGACGGGATTCCAGAGTCGGTGATCAGCCCTGTCAGCCTCGCCGTGCTTCATTTCCAAAAGTTTCGTTTGGGAAAAAAGCCCCAAAATCAAGATCATTTCAAGCTGCTTGGTTCGACAACTGGCCTTGGCTTCATTGGCACGACTCCGTTGAGAAAGTGTTCTGTCACGTCTGTGTGAAGGCTGCGAAGTCTGGCAAGCTGAAATGCAAGACTGCTGAGCAGGCATTCATCTATCGCGGAGTTCAAAACTGGAATGATGCCACCCCCTTATTTCGTTCACACGCGAAATCAGACTGCCACAGAGAAGCGGTTGAGTCACTGATCACGCTACCTGCCACAACAAAGCACGTTGGTGAACTACTAAGAACTCGATTggttgaagacagaaagagaaaccgGGCCAGCCTCCTTCGCATTCTCAGGGCGCTGAGGTTCCTGGCACGTCAAGGTATTGCCCTCCGCGGTTCCGCCCTCACCAAAGAGATTGATAGCAATTTGTCACAGCTCCTTCGTCTTTTTTGTGAGCTTTCTACAGATCTCTCCGATTGGttgcagaaaaagacaaataagtacacaagtgcagacatacagaatgagCTGCTGAAGGTGATGTCACTTCGAATTCTTCGAAATGTCTCAGCCAAACTTGAAGGCACACCATACACCATTATGGTAGACGAAACCACTGACGCAAGTACCCAGGAGCAGGTTGTAATAGTTCTACGATGGGTGGATGAAGACCTAGAGCCTCATGAGGATTTTATTGGGCTGCACATCACTGCTTCAACTGATGCTAAGTCCATTGTAGCAATTATCAGGGATGTTCTTGTTCGTATGAACCTTAGTCTGACCAACCGTCGTGGTCAGTGCTATGATGGTGCAGCTGTGATGAAAGGATGTCTATCAGGAGTTGCTGCTCAACTCACTCAAGATGAACCACGAGCATTGTTCACTCACTGCTATGGTCATAGCCTCAATTTAGCCTGCCAAGACACCATCAAAGACATAATCCCTATCAAATATGCCCTTGACACAACATTTGAACTGTCAAAACTTCTCAAGTACTCAGCAAAAAGAAAGTCTGAGTACAAGCGACTTCAAGCTGAGATGGCTCCTCAAGACCCTGGATTTAGGACACTATGCCCTACGAGATGGACCGTTCGAGCAGCTTCTCTACAGAGTGTTATGCAAAACTTTTCGGTCATCCAATCCAGCTTAGACAGTTTTGCAGATATGGCAAAACGAGACCCAGAGATGTCTGCTCGGTGTACTGGTGTTGCTGCTCAGTTTTCTTCATTTGACTTTATCTTTGGAGTAGCATTAGGAgaaaaagtcttgaagttggtTGACAATCTGAGCAAAGCTCTTCAGCACAAGAAGATGTCTGCTGCACAAGGTCAAGTGTTAGCAGAACTTACCATCAAATCTCTTGCACTAATGCGTACAGAAGCTGAATTCTCAAATTTCTGGGAAAAGTTGatagagaaacaaagcaaagaagatgTTGCAGAGCCTTCCCTTCCTCGGAAAAGGAAGCGTCCTTGCCGATATGATGAAGGAAGTTCGGGACACTTCGCAACATGTATAGAAGATCATTACCGGGTTATGTATTTTTCCGCTTTCGATATGGCAATTCAGTCTATCAAAAGCAGATTTGACCAGCCACACTATAAGATATACAGCAAGCTTGAATGCACACTTCTGAAGGGTGCTGCTGGAGAGAGCTATACGGATGACCTGTCTAGCATACAGGAGTTGTACTGCACAGACTTTGACAGCAATATCCTCCAGACGCAGCTATTGATACTGTATTCTCACTTTAGAGAAACGGCAGTCACACCAGCCCTGATGGATGTTGTGGACTATGTTAAGTCACTAGGGAAACCCGGCCAACTGCTGTTGTCTGAGGTGGTCAAACTTATACGCTTGATCCTTGTTGCTcctgcaacaaatgcaactagTGAAAGAACGTTCTCAGCTCTCCGCATTGTTAAAACATACCTTCGGTGCACTATGACACAGGCAAGGTTAAATCACCTTTTAatgttgcatgtgcacaaagaaGCATGTGATAGTCTTGATCTAGAACTATGCATAGATGATTTCTGTAGGGAATCAGAACACAGAAGAAACATTTTTGGCTCAATGTAGATTTACGTACAGAAATAGCCTTGTAAGGTTTGACACATGTTGTTCTAGTAGTTACTAAGTGTTAATCTTGCGTTCTCTGTATGGTATTCAAGCTTTTAGAGAAAtgtttagcgtgcgttaaccgTTATATGATCACGCCcacctagcgcgcgttaggccggaccactttaaatttgcttccgacgcctctggaatatattgctctcttgaagatcgcggatgacatgttggtggtgtgtatgcaacggtgcctagctagatgcatggtcccatgggaccttagcttggcttcttgtagaacgataaattcgtttgttttgcgattcttttgtaaaaagtaacaaacgcgaacaattattacctgatctttactctgcgcttctcggtttgacgacagtttgaccgtaaaatggaggtttacgacatctcggcttttctgtcataatgcgcgggattgttacgtcacccattgttgatgtgccaaaggtctgctgattggctcaacaaattcccgagagtgattcacgctgacaagctagtattacgtcacctacgtttcgcgtcccaaaacgattgctgattggctcgacaaactccccgagcgtcacacacgcttacaaacaaacatagttacaaacataggtgcaaacataggtacagacataccgacagacagaccggaagtcaattcaacccgtttagagtgagcttctcgcgaagcagtccaccacttattgtggtgtccttcttttacgctcgtagcttaactagtaaatgaagctgtgtttacaccgtcgcttcacagctacgagcgtatatatttgcatctaggtgcttgttgtgtgtgtgtgtgtgtgtgtgtgtgtgtgtgtgtgtgtgtgtgtgtgtgtgtgtgtgcgcgcgcgcgcgcacgcgtgtgtcacgtgtgtatttattgtgaatattaatgtaattttattaattttgtaaatgtatatttattgtcattatcattatta of the Corticium candelabrum chromosome 2, ooCorCand1.1, whole genome shotgun sequence genome contains:
- the LOC134176310 gene encoding zinc finger MYM-type protein 1-like encodes the protein MQIDGIPESVISPAAKSGKLKCKTAEQAFIYRGVQNWNDATPLFRSHAKSDCHREAVESLITLPATTKHVGELLRTRLVEDRKRNRASLLRILRALRFLARQGIALRGSALTKEIDSNLSQLLRLFCELSTDLSDWLQKKTNKYTSADIQNELLKVMSLRILRNVSAKLEGTPYTIMVDETTDASTQEQVVIVLRWVDEDLEPHEDFIGLHITASTDAKSIVAIIRDVLVRMNLSLTNRRGQCYDGAAVMKGCLSGVAAQLTQDEPRALFTHCYGHSLNLACQDTIKDIIPIKYALDTTFELSKLLKYSAKRKSEYKRLQAEMAPQDPGFRTLCPTRWTVRAASLQSVMQNFSVIQSSLDSFADMAKRDPEMSARIRRKSLEVG
- the LOC134176110 gene encoding uncharacterized protein LOC134176110 — encoded protein: MSAAQGQVLAELTIKSLALMRTEAEFSNFWEKLIEKQSKEDVAEPSLPRKRKRPCRYDEGSSGHFATCIEDHYRVMYFSAFDMAIQSIKSRFDQPHYKIYSKLECTLLKGAAGESYTDDLSSIQELYCTDFDSNILQTQLLILYSHFRETAVTPALMDVVDYVKSLGKPGQLLLSEVVKLIRLILVAPATNATSERTFSALRIVKTYLRCTMTQARLNHLLMLHVHKEACDSLDLELCIDDFCRESEHRRNIFGSM